A genome region from Natranaeroarchaeum sulfidigenes includes the following:
- a CDS encoding aminotransferase class V-fold PLP-dependent enzyme, with protein MNYEALRAEIPALDHGLYFNTGAGGPSPRRVVDAVESALESHEYETPVSDGMYGPMGDRHESTKTAIADLLGASPDEIALTESTTDGINRVAGALDWDSEDVIVRTDLEHSSGILPWRKLERTRDVGVRVLETEAGRLDLDDVRAAAEDATLFVVSSITWTHGTRLPVSAIVDIAHDAGAMVLVDAVQSPGQTAVDVETWGADFVVGAAHKWLLGPFGAGFLYVRSGAERDLIPSAIGYRSVTEANAHDYEYEPGAGRFEVGTTSPALYAGLEAAIELHHELGVDAVEARIEGLTDYLKTELPDEHLLSPREFESGFVTIAREDPEADVERLAEHGIRVRDLPYPEALRVSVHVFNTREEINRLLEVL; from the coding sequence CGGACCAAGCCCGCGTCGTGTCGTCGATGCTGTCGAATCTGCGCTCGAATCCCACGAGTACGAGACGCCAGTCAGTGACGGGATGTACGGCCCGATGGGCGACCGCCACGAGTCGACGAAGACCGCCATCGCCGACTTGCTGGGTGCAAGTCCAGATGAAATCGCGCTCACCGAGAGTACCACCGACGGAATCAACCGCGTTGCGGGTGCGCTCGACTGGGACAGCGAGGACGTGATCGTCAGAACTGATCTCGAACACTCTTCGGGGATTTTACCGTGGCGCAAACTCGAACGGACGCGGGACGTAGGCGTGCGAGTACTCGAAACCGAAGCTGGACGGCTGGATCTCGACGACGTCAGGGCGGCGGCCGAAGATGCCACCCTGTTCGTCGTGAGCTCGATCACGTGGACCCACGGCACTCGGCTTCCAGTCTCGGCAATCGTCGACATCGCTCACGATGCGGGGGCGATGGTGCTGGTCGACGCCGTCCAGTCGCCCGGCCAGACAGCGGTCGACGTCGAGACATGGGGTGCCGACTTCGTCGTCGGGGCCGCCCACAAATGGCTGCTCGGGCCCTTCGGTGCCGGGTTCCTCTACGTTCGTTCCGGCGCGGAGCGCGACCTGATCCCCTCGGCGATCGGCTACCGGAGCGTCACGGAGGCGAACGCCCATGACTACGAGTACGAACCCGGGGCAGGGCGGTTCGAGGTCGGTACGACGAGCCCTGCCCTGTACGCGGGGCTCGAAGCGGCGATCGAGCTCCACCACGAACTGGGTGTCGACGCGGTCGAGGCCCGGATCGAAGGACTGACCGACTACCTCAAGACCGAACTCCCTGACGAACACCTGCTGAGCCCCCGCGAATTCGAGTCCGGCTTCGTGACGATCGCTCGCGAGGATCCCGAGGCGGATGTCGAACGGCTGGCCGAGCACGGGATCCGCGTTCGTGACCTCCCGTATCCCGAGGCGCTGCGGGTATCCGTCCACGTGTTCAATACGCGTGAGGAAATCAACAGGCTACTCGAAGTTCTGTAG
- a CDS encoding MFS transporter, translating into MRWRYRETVLALVTLAFFVTMVGRLAISPVVPEITAEFEVSNAFVGAALTGMWLTYAFAQFPSGLLADRYGERPIILVSVGGTGLTAILVVTAPSFGVFFLGTVSLGVMAGLHYSVATTLLSRTYDDNLGTAVGIHNSGAPIAGLVTPVVVSWAAIRYGWRPAVAITALVAIPATLLFARYVHPTEPQRPDQRVRDRLEPGAMVELLSRPKIAFTAVIALVADFTWQGLASFLPTFFAAHRGHSATLAGVAFAAYFVVQGILQVWVGSLADRYGRDRAIALCFGTSILGLAFLVGVPGPAGLVAGILLLGLGMGWGAAVFPRFMDNLSADEQGAGFGLVRTVYMIVASSGSVVVGLLADLYGWAVSFGALIGLLGLVLVLVLVNLRFDLGY; encoded by the coding sequence ATGCGCTGGCGCTACCGCGAGACCGTCCTGGCGCTCGTCACGCTCGCCTTCTTCGTCACGATGGTGGGCCGGTTGGCGATCAGCCCGGTCGTCCCCGAAATCACGGCCGAGTTCGAGGTATCGAACGCGTTCGTGGGCGCGGCACTGACCGGGATGTGGCTCACGTATGCGTTCGCCCAGTTTCCCAGTGGGCTGCTTGCTGACCGGTACGGCGAACGCCCGATCATTCTGGTATCGGTCGGCGGCACCGGTCTCACAGCGATTCTGGTGGTCACCGCGCCTTCCTTCGGCGTCTTCTTCCTCGGGACTGTCTCGCTCGGCGTCATGGCCGGACTACACTACTCGGTTGCGACGACCTTGCTCTCCCGTACCTACGACGACAACCTCGGTACCGCAGTCGGTATCCACAACTCGGGCGCGCCCATCGCCGGTCTGGTCACACCCGTCGTCGTCTCCTGGGCCGCGATCCGGTATGGCTGGCGACCCGCCGTCGCGATCACGGCCCTCGTAGCGATCCCAGCGACGCTCCTCTTCGCCCGATACGTCCATCCGACAGAGCCACAGCGCCCCGATCAGCGGGTGCGAGATCGCCTCGAGCCGGGGGCGATGGTCGAACTCCTCTCCCGGCCGAAGATCGCCTTTACTGCCGTCATCGCGCTCGTCGCCGACTTCACGTGGCAGGGACTTGCCTCGTTTCTTCCTACCTTCTTCGCCGCCCACCGCGGCCACTCGGCGACTCTGGCCGGTGTCGCCTTCGCCGCGTACTTCGTCGTGCAGGGGATCCTGCAGGTCTGGGTGGGGTCGCTGGCAGATCGGTATGGCAGGGATCGCGCCATCGCGTTGTGTTTCGGAACGTCGATTCTCGGCCTCGCGTTTCTCGTTGGCGTTCCCGGCCCCGCCGGACTCGTCGCCGGAATCCTCCTGCTCGGACTTGGGATGGGCTGGGGTGCGGCGGTGTTCCCCCGGTTCATGGACAACCTCTCCGCCGACGAACAGGGGGCCGGCTTCGGGCTGGTTCGGACCGTCTACATGATCGTGGCGTCATCGGGATCAGTCGTCGTTGGCCTTCTCGCAGATCTGTACGGCTGGGCCGTCTCCTTCGGCGCGCTGATCGGCCTGCTGGGACTCGTTCTTGTGCTCGTGCTGGTCAATCTCCGCTTCGATCTGGGCTACTGA
- a CDS encoding outer membrane protein assembly factor BamB family protein — MAEHESGTERWRFETGATVPASPTVAEETVFVGGYDENVYAIDAESGAEQWRFESEGPFESSPTVVDERVFVGSDDGRLYALDSVTGEEVWQFETDASVRSSPTVWDGCVLFGSHDGTVYALDAATGDREWEFPVGTQVGSSPTVVDGIVFGGSYDGDVYAIDTANGHLQWLAEIEHRVYSSPTVADGRVFFGSVDDTVYALGANDGETVWRFETDGSVLSSPTVVEGTAFIGSHDGNVYGLDLEIEGTSSGTRTALGTLGHHDR; from the coding sequence GTGGCGGAACACGAGTCCGGCACCGAGCGGTGGCGTTTCGAGACCGGGGCGACCGTTCCAGCCTCGCCAACCGTCGCCGAAGAGACGGTGTTCGTCGGGGGCTACGACGAGAACGTCTATGCGATTGACGCCGAAAGCGGAGCGGAGCAATGGCGCTTCGAGTCTGAGGGTCCGTTCGAGTCCTCGCCGACTGTCGTCGATGAGCGGGTCTTCGTCGGCAGCGACGACGGGCGTCTCTATGCGCTCGATTCGGTGACCGGTGAGGAGGTATGGCAGTTCGAGACGGACGCCTCCGTGCGCTCGTCACCGACCGTCTGGGATGGGTGCGTTCTGTTCGGCAGTCACGACGGCACCGTCTACGCGCTGGACGCGGCGACGGGCGACCGAGAGTGGGAGTTTCCGGTTGGAACACAGGTCGGCTCCTCACCGACGGTCGTCGACGGGATCGTCTTCGGCGGCAGTTACGACGGCGATGTCTACGCGATCGACACCGCGAACGGCCACTTGCAGTGGCTTGCAGAAATCGAACACCGTGTATATTCGTCGCCGACGGTCGCCGACGGCCGGGTGTTCTTCGGCAGTGTCGACGATACCGTGTACGCGCTCGGGGCCAATGACGGAGAAACTGTGTGGCGCTTCGAGACGGATGGTTCCGTACTCTCATCACCGACAGTGGTCGAGGGGACGGCCTTCATCGGAAGCCACGACGGGAACGTCTACGGGCTGGACCTGGAGATCGAGGGAACGAGTTCGGGGACCCGCACTGCACTGGGTACGCTTGGCCACCACGACCGGTGA
- a CDS encoding DUF7122 family protein, whose translation MTENVGERFDRLPATAAEREIEGRATREEVIDWWHERFAIPRETFENYTFWEKGAGKIWIFADDIPSPIRIEGLGMTFLRTRQEHWKPTTDAAQRFGRDASKNVIDLSEGEAKTFLTGEDQELDWDGDWGYLIAAHDVGGEREPLGVGLYVYGELRSMMPKGRQREL comes from the coding sequence ATGACCGAGAACGTCGGCGAGCGCTTCGACCGGCTTCCGGCGACCGCCGCGGAGCGCGAGATCGAGGGGCGAGCGACCCGCGAGGAAGTGATCGACTGGTGGCACGAGCGCTTTGCTATCCCACGCGAGACGTTCGAGAACTACACCTTCTGGGAGAAAGGAGCCGGGAAAATCTGGATCTTCGCGGACGATATTCCGTCACCCATCCGGATCGAGGGGCTGGGCATGACGTTTCTGCGAACCCGTCAGGAGCACTGGAAGCCGACGACCGACGCCGCCCAGCGGTTTGGAAGAGACGCCAGCAAGAACGTGATCGACCTCTCCGAGGGCGAGGCGAAGACCTTCCTCACCGGCGAGGATCAGGAGCTCGACTGGGACGGCGACTGGGGGTATCTGATCGCGGCGCACGACGTTGGCGGTGAGCGAGAACCGCTTGGCGTCGGCCTGTACGTCTACGGCGAACTGCGGTCGATGATGCCGAAGGGGAGACAGCGCGAACTCTAG
- a CDS encoding RsmB/NOP family class I SAM-dependent RNA methyltransferase — protein sequence MEPLERYRPLIDDFEAFIEACERPLPSAVRVNTIKATPAQVERAFDEADIGYESADWAGGIYRLETSSPGTLWPSVHGWIHGQEEVSSLPAMVLDPQPGERVWDAAAAPGSKATQLSALMDDRGLVVANDNNLGRLSALRFNAERLGVTNMAVTNQDARNFSLKRFGEGGEDDRRVDVFDRALVDAPCSCEGTIRKNPDTFDEWSLGHVESVAGIQQGILRRAVQATKPGGRVVYSTCTFAPEENERVLDQVLEKEDCRVVEQEVPLEHAPGVTEFEDEEFDPSVENAARIYPHHNDTGGFFCATLEVDR from the coding sequence ATGGAACCACTGGAACGCTATCGACCGCTCATCGACGACTTCGAGGCGTTCATCGAGGCCTGCGAGCGCCCCCTTCCCTCCGCCGTTCGGGTCAACACGATCAAGGCGACGCCCGCACAGGTCGAGCGGGCGTTCGACGAAGCTGATATCGGCTACGAGTCGGCCGACTGGGCCGGGGGGATCTACCGGCTGGAGACGTCATCGCCGGGCACCCTCTGGCCCTCGGTCCACGGCTGGATCCACGGACAGGAGGAGGTCTCTTCGCTCCCAGCGATGGTCCTCGATCCACAGCCGGGCGAACGAGTCTGGGACGCCGCCGCCGCACCGGGGAGCAAGGCGACACAGCTCTCTGCGCTGATGGACGACCGTGGCCTCGTCGTGGCGAACGACAACAACCTCGGGCGGCTCTCCGCGCTCCGGTTTAACGCCGAGCGCCTCGGCGTGACGAACATGGCCGTGACGAATCAGGACGCCAGAAACTTCTCGCTCAAACGCTTCGGTGAGGGCGGCGAGGACGACCGGCGCGTCGACGTCTTCGACCGCGCGCTCGTCGATGCGCCCTGCTCGTGTGAGGGGACGATCCGGAAGAATCCCGACACCTTCGACGAGTGGTCGCTGGGTCACGTCGAGAGCGTCGCCGGGATCCAGCAGGGGATCCTCCGGCGCGCGGTACAGGCCACGAAACCCGGCGGGCGCGTCGTTTACTCGACCTGTACGTTCGCCCCCGAGGAGAACGAGCGGGTGCTCGATCAGGTGCTGGAGAAAGAGGACTGTCGCGTGGTAGAGCAGGAGGTCCCGCTGGAGCACGCACCCGGCGTCACCGAGTTCGAGGACGAGGAGTTCGATCCCAGCGTCGAGAACGCAGCGCGGATCTACCCGCACCATAACGATACGGGCGGCTTTTTCTGTGCGACGCTGGAGGTGGATCGATGA
- a CDS encoding proteasome assembly chaperone family protein: MTQIREHAEIELDSPTLVEGMPGIGLVGKIATDHLIDEFEMTYYASVHCEGLAPIGVYEEGSREVRPPVRLYADEGRDLLALRSDVPVAVDTTSEFAACLTGWLDANDVDPLYLSGFPAEKTDAPPELFGVATSDVAADRLDRHEVGHPRLNGAIAGPAGALLNRAAQIDLDATALVVESDPRFPDPEAARVLLTEGVEPLADIEVDVGGLVEQADSIREQREQLAQRMQEADTQESSQAQRIQMFQ; the protein is encoded by the coding sequence ATGACACAGATCAGAGAGCACGCCGAAATCGAACTGGACTCGCCGACGCTCGTCGAGGGGATGCCCGGAATCGGACTGGTCGGCAAGATCGCGACCGACCACCTGATCGACGAGTTCGAGATGACCTACTACGCGAGCGTCCACTGTGAGGGGCTCGCACCGATCGGTGTCTACGAGGAGGGGAGCCGTGAGGTTCGCCCGCCGGTTCGGCTCTACGCCGACGAGGGCCGCGACCTGCTTGCGCTCCGGAGCGACGTCCCAGTCGCGGTCGACACGACGTCCGAGTTCGCGGCGTGTCTGACCGGGTGGCTCGACGCCAACGACGTCGACCCGCTGTATCTGAGCGGGTTCCCCGCCGAAAAGACCGACGCACCGCCCGAACTGTTCGGCGTGGCGACGAGCGATGTGGCTGCCGACCGACTCGATCGGCACGAAGTGGGTCATCCCAGGCTGAACGGTGCGATCGCCGGTCCGGCTGGCGCACTCCTCAACCGTGCGGCGCAGATCGATCTCGACGCCACCGCACTGGTCGTCGAGAGCGACCCCCGCTTTCCGGATCCCGAAGCGGCGCGAGTCCTGCTAACAGAGGGAGTCGAGCCGCTTGCGGATATCGAGGTCGATGTCGGGGGGTTGGTCGAGCAAGCCGACTCGATCCGGGAACAGCGAGAACAGCTCGCCCAGCGCATGCAGGAGGCCGACACGCAAGAGAGCTCACAGGCACAGCGCATTCAGATGTTCCAGTAG
- the fni gene encoding type 2 isopentenyl-diphosphate Delta-isomerase, which produces MSEPSETEDRKDDHVRIIREEDVETSGTGFADVRLVHEALPELHYDEIDTSTEFLGSQLDAPIVIESMTGGHPNTTEINRALAAAAAETGIAMGVGSQRAGLELDDEELLESYTVVREAGPDAFVYGNLGAAQLREYDLGTVERAVEMIDADALAVHLNYLQEAVQPEGDVDARESLTAIERVAEGLSVPVLVKETGNGISQGTARRLADAGVDAIDVAGKGGTTWSGIEAYRAAAVNERRHEQVGRLFRDWGIPTAASTIECVREHDCVIASGGVRTGRDIAKAIALGARAGGLAKPFLEPAIDGREAVVDMIDGIEAELRTAMFVTGSGSVKALQDAEYVIGGATAEYVDSRR; this is translated from the coding sequence ATGTCGGAGCCGTCGGAAACTGAAGACCGGAAAGACGATCACGTTCGGATCATCAGAGAAGAAGACGTCGAGACGTCCGGGACGGGCTTTGCGGACGTTCGACTCGTCCACGAGGCGCTCCCCGAACTCCACTACGACGAGATCGATACATCTACCGAGTTCCTAGGAAGCCAGCTCGATGCGCCGATCGTCATCGAGAGCATGACCGGTGGCCATCCGAACACGACCGAGATCAACCGTGCGCTGGCGGCCGCGGCCGCAGAGACGGGAATCGCCATGGGTGTCGGTAGCCAGCGGGCCGGTCTTGAACTCGACGACGAGGAGCTGCTGGAGTCGTACACCGTCGTCCGCGAGGCCGGTCCTGACGCCTTCGTCTACGGAAATCTCGGCGCGGCACAGCTCCGGGAGTACGACCTCGGAACCGTCGAACGCGCGGTCGAGATGATCGATGCGGACGCGCTCGCGGTGCACCTGAACTATCTGCAGGAAGCCGTCCAGCCCGAGGGAGACGTCGATGCACGGGAGAGCCTGACAGCGATCGAACGTGTTGCCGAAGGGCTGTCGGTGCCGGTGCTCGTAAAGGAGACGGGAAATGGGATCTCACAGGGGACGGCGAGACGACTCGCCGATGCCGGAGTCGATGCGATCGACGTCGCCGGAAAGGGCGGTACGACCTGGTCCGGCATCGAGGCCTACCGTGCAGCCGCCGTCAACGAGCGGCGTCACGAGCAGGTCGGTCGGCTGTTCCGGGACTGGGGAATTCCGACCGCCGCGAGCACGATCGAGTGCGTTCGTGAACACGACTGCGTGATCGCCAGTGGTGGCGTCCGCACCGGCCGAGATATTGCGAAAGCCATCGCGCTGGGCGCGCGAGCCGGAGGGCTGGCGAAGCCGTTCCTCGAACCCGCGATCGACGGCCGCGAGGCAGTTGTCGACATGATCGATGGGATCGAAGCCGAGCTCCGGACAGCGATGTTCGTTACCGGATCCGGTTCGGTGAAGGCACTCCAGGACGCCGAGTACGTGATCGGCGGCGCGACTGCGGAGTACGTCGACAGTCGACGATAG
- a CDS encoding pyridoxal phosphate-dependent aminotransferase, whose protein sequence is MTEFAARVEGISISGIREVFEAAGEDAINLGLGQPDFPTPEHARSAAVEAIQSGQVDAYTSNKGTESLREAISHAYDRDHGIDVDPGNVIATSGGSEALHLAVEAHVDPGEEVIFPDPGFVSYDALTRLADGVPKPVPLREDLTLDPATVEETITEDTAAFVVNSPANPTGAVQSEADIREFARIADEHDVLCISDEVYEHIVFEGEHHSPIEYAESDNVVVVGACSKTYSMTGWRLGWVTGSNRRVERMLRVHQYMQACASAPAQYAAEAALTGPREPVEEMVTAFEERRDVVLDGLEDAGLSVPKPSGAFYVMPKVPDGWVDELIDSGVVAVPGDAFGANGAGYARLSYATGMEELKEALAIIDDVTARVQ, encoded by the coding sequence ATGACGGAGTTTGCAGCACGGGTCGAAGGAATCTCGATCAGTGGCATCCGTGAAGTATTCGAGGCGGCAGGAGAGGACGCGATCAATCTCGGGCTGGGCCAGCCCGATTTCCCGACGCCCGAACACGCTCGATCGGCCGCCGTCGAGGCGATCCAGTCGGGGCAAGTCGACGCGTACACCTCGAACAAGGGAACCGAGAGCCTGCGCGAGGCGATCAGTCACGCCTACGATCGCGATCACGGGATCGACGTCGATCCGGGCAACGTCATCGCTACGTCGGGCGGGAGCGAAGCCCTTCATCTCGCGGTCGAAGCCCACGTCGATCCGGGCGAGGAAGTGATCTTCCCCGATCCCGGCTTCGTCTCCTACGACGCACTCACACGGCTGGCAGATGGCGTTCCAAAGCCCGTCCCACTGCGCGAGGATCTGACCCTCGATCCGGCGACAGTCGAAGAGACCATCACCGAGGACACTGCAGCATTCGTCGTCAACAGCCCGGCGAACCCCACCGGCGCGGTCCAGAGCGAGGCAGACATCCGCGAGTTCGCCCGGATCGCCGACGAGCACGACGTGCTCTGTATCTCCGATGAGGTCTACGAACACATCGTCTTCGAGGGCGAACACCACTCGCCAATCGAGTACGCCGAGAGCGACAACGTCGTCGTCGTCGGTGCGTGCTCGAAGACCTACTCGATGACGGGCTGGCGACTCGGCTGGGTCACCGGCTCGAACAGGCGTGTCGAGCGGATGCTCCGCGTCCACCAGTACATGCAGGCCTGTGCGAGCGCCCCCGCACAGTACGCGGCCGAGGCCGCCCTGACTGGCCCCAGAGAGCCCGTCGAGGAGATGGTCACTGCCTTCGAGGAGCGCCGCGACGTCGTCCTCGACGGGCTCGAAGACGCCGGTCTGTCGGTTCCCAAACCCAGCGGCGCGTTCTACGTCATGCCGAAAGTGCCCGATGGCTGGGTCGACGAACTGATCGACAGCGGTGTCGTCGCGGTGCCCGGTGACGCCTTCGGTGCGAACGGTGCGGGTTACGCTCGTCTCTCCTATGCGACCGGGATGGAAGAGCTCAAAGAGGCACTGGCGATCATCGACGACGTGACGGCGCGAGTTCAGTAG
- a CDS encoding UbiA family prenyltransferase, which yields MSVARHDAGLEADLRALLSQVHPVFMLPPIAASLFGGVLAGAFDPRLAGIHALAIFAAVYTAHVKDGYVDFYSRGEDDDHPMSEWGCRAALVGSTTIVFACLVALALLVDAVAALVTLPCWLIGYHHAPQLDTNPITTTTGYPAGIALALVGGFYVQATTFAPVALAFGAVFLVLLSGVKVIDDMQDYEYDLSIEKRTVAVSLGPDRAMSLAYGLMLTALMLVLALAALGPFPPSSVVAVLAFAVVAGFARRADPEIATMLLVRGCYVFLAVLVAAVWWQPLV from the coding sequence ATGTCGGTTGCACGTCACGACGCCGGACTGGAAGCCGATCTGCGCGCCCTGCTCTCCCAGGTCCACCCCGTGTTCATGCTCCCGCCGATCGCCGCGTCGCTCTTTGGGGGTGTCCTCGCCGGTGCGTTCGATCCCCGGCTTGCCGGGATTCACGCGTTGGCGATTTTCGCTGCGGTGTACACCGCCCACGTCAAGGATGGCTACGTCGACTTCTACAGCCGTGGCGAGGACGACGACCACCCCATGTCCGAATGGGGCTGTCGCGCCGCGCTGGTCGGCTCGACGACGATAGTTTTCGCCTGTCTGGTCGCCCTCGCCCTGCTCGTCGACGCCGTCGCCGCGCTCGTCACCCTGCCGTGCTGGCTGATCGGTTACCATCACGCTCCCCAACTGGACACGAACCCGATCACCACGACCACCGGCTATCCCGCCGGGATCGCCCTCGCCCTCGTTGGCGGGTTCTACGTGCAGGCAACGACGTTTGCACCGGTCGCGCTCGCCTTCGGCGCGGTCTTTCTCGTGCTCCTCTCGGGCGTCAAGGTCATCGACGACATGCAGGATTACGAGTATGACCTGTCGATCGAGAAACGCACTGTCGCCGTTTCGCTCGGTCCCGACCGCGCGATGTCGCTTGCCTACGGGCTGATGCTCACTGCACTCATGCTCGTGCTTGCGCTGGCAGCGCTCGGCCCGTTCCCGCCGAGTTCCGTCGTCGCCGTGCTGGCCTTCGCCGTCGTCGCGGGATTTGCGCGGCGTGCCGACCCTGAAATCGCCACGATGTTGCTCGTCCGGGGCTGTTACGTCTTCCTCGCCGTGCTGGTCGCCGCGGTATGGTGGCAGCCGCTGGTCTGA
- a CDS encoding type II toxin-antitoxin system death-on-curing family toxin — protein sequence MADSLWYPSVDDVLAIHDDIVSEYSDTHAGVQNRGDIEFALNYIESGSFGTAPETIHEKAFHLIRLLVANHPFVDANKRTALNTTVVFYFLNGYRFMYDNEIRTILKQFGTDQATVDEAETIEYLHSHTEEIDLVGEIEQWRDDLIQYGLNELTDGSSNPND from the coding sequence ATGGCAGACTCGCTCTGGTATCCGTCAGTGGACGACGTTCTCGCCATCCATGACGACATCGTATCAGAGTATTCTGACACGCACGCTGGCGTTCAGAACCGTGGAGATATCGAGTTTGCCCTGAACTACATCGAGAGTGGGAGTTTCGGAACGGCACCAGAGACGATTCACGAGAAAGCGTTTCACCTCATCCGATTGTTGGTGGCGAACCACCCGTTCGTCGATGCGAACAAACGCACCGCGCTCAACACGACGGTCGTGTTCTACTTCCTCAACGGATATCGGTTCATGTACGACAACGAGATCAGGACGATCCTCAAACAGTTCGGCACCGACCAGGCGACCGTCGACGAAGCGGAAACCATCGAATATCTTCATTCTCATACTGAAGAAATCGACCTTGTGGGAGAGATCGAACAGTGGCGTGACGATCTCATTCAGTACGGACTGAACGAACTGACCGATGGTTCGTCCAACCCGAATGATTAA
- a CDS encoding redox-regulated ATPase YchF, with the protein MISIALAGKPNAGKSTFYTAATRADVDVANYPFTTIDANRGVTHARTECPCLTREERCGMKNCHDGKRYVPIELLDVAGLVPGAHEGKGLGNQFLDELTNADAIINVVDASGGTNAKGEPVETGSHDPIEDIDFIEEEMDLWLASIVDRNWETVERQSRSPGFDIDEALAEMLTGFGATEAEVAASLREVEYPENPADWTDDHREALARDVRERTKPIIVAANKIDVAPEENVEKLLELEKPVIPTTAEGELALRNAADAGLVDYDPGDTEFEIGEGVSDEQREALDGLRAAMDRWDGTGVQGALDYAVYDLLERITAYPVQDATKWTDAKGNVLPDAFLLPRGSTPVDLAYAVHSDIGDGYLHAVNAKTNREIGESYELAEGDVIKIVSTN; encoded by the coding sequence ATGATCTCGATCGCGCTTGCCGGGAAGCCAAACGCCGGCAAGTCAACGTTCTACACCGCAGCGACGCGGGCGGACGTCGACGTCGCAAACTACCCCTTTACGACCATCGACGCGAACCGGGGCGTCACACACGCACGCACCGAGTGTCCCTGTCTCACTCGCGAGGAGCGCTGTGGGATGAAGAACTGTCACGACGGGAAGCGCTACGTCCCAATCGAACTGCTTGACGTCGCTGGGCTCGTTCCGGGCGCACACGAGGGGAAAGGCCTCGGCAATCAGTTTCTGGACGAACTGACGAACGCCGACGCGATCATCAACGTCGTCGATGCCTCGGGCGGGACGAACGCGAAGGGCGAACCGGTCGAGACGGGCAGCCACGATCCGATCGAGGACATCGACTTTATCGAGGAGGAGATGGACCTCTGGCTGGCGAGTATCGTCGACCGCAACTGGGAGACTGTCGAGCGCCAGTCCCGGTCGCCCGGCTTTGACATCGACGAAGCCCTCGCCGAGATGCTCACCGGCTTTGGCGCAACCGAGGCGGAGGTCGCGGCGAGTCTGCGTGAGGTCGAGTACCCCGAGAACCCGGCGGACTGGACTGACGACCATCGCGAAGCGCTGGCGCGGGACGTCCGCGAGCGCACGAAGCCGATCATCGTCGCGGCGAACAAGATCGACGTCGCCCCCGAGGAGAACGTCGAGAAATTGCTGGAGCTTGAGAAGCCCGTGATTCCCACCACGGCGGAGGGCGAACTCGCCTTGCGAAACGCTGCCGACGCCGGGCTGGTGGACTACGATCCCGGCGACACCGAGTTCGAGATCGGTGAGGGTGTCAGCGACGAGCAACGCGAGGCCCTCGATGGGCTTCGTGCGGCGATGGACCGCTGGGACGGCACCGGCGTGCAGGGCGCGCTCGACTACGCGGTATACGATCTGCTCGAACGGATCACCGCCTATCCCGTGCAGGACGCCACCAAGTGGACCGACGCGAAAGGGAACGTTCTGCCGGATGCCTTTTTGCTCCCGCGCGGTTCGACGCCGGTCGACCTGGCCTACGCCGTCCATTCCGATATCGGGGACGGCTACCTGCACGCCGTCAACGCGAAGACCAACCGGGAGATCGGCGAGAGCTACGAGTTGGCTGAGGGCGATGTCATCAAGATCGTGAGTACGAACTGA
- a CDS encoding DUF7311 family protein: MIRVVLAVLLTATLLAIAVPAIDRGGVTNTEGVLDREAAEIETAATSLVDDEDPPPVGVDGARRSLTLTLPGESFTTAPVDRFEIHRVGDDHSVVRYTVDGGHVHTMHVDAPIVDAADPGSDTIELRGTGERSLVLTLTRDRTGGKPVVELSRR; this comes from the coding sequence ATGATTCGCGTCGTGCTCGCGGTCCTGCTGACCGCTACACTGCTCGCTATCGCCGTCCCGGCGATAGACCGCGGGGGCGTTACCAACACCGAGGGGGTGCTCGACCGGGAGGCCGCCGAAATCGAGACCGCTGCCACCTCGCTCGTCGACGACGAGGACCCGCCACCCGTCGGAGTCGACGGCGCACGGCGAAGCCTGACTCTGACGCTTCCGGGAGAGTCGTTTACGACTGCGCCGGTCGACCGGTTCGAGATTCACCGGGTAGGTGACGATCACTCGGTGGTCCGCTACACCGTCGATGGTGGTCACGTACACACAATGCACGTCGACGCGCCGATCGTCGACGCCGCCGATCCGGGGAGTGACACTATCGAACTTCGCGGGACCGGCGAGCGAAGCCTCGTACTCACGCTCACGCGCGACCGGACAGGCGGGAAGCCGGTCGTCGAACTCTCTCGACGGTGA